One stretch of Cheilinus undulatus linkage group 5, ASM1832078v1, whole genome shotgun sequence DNA includes these proteins:
- the zgc:65851 gene encoding low molecular weight neuronal intermediate filament, translated as MSYSSDIYSSSSYRKIFGDAPRSGRVGLGSSPSRLHSAGYRSSHRTYGSPSMMSSATYRRSAAPGRVFSSMQDSMMDLTQSTAVTNELKIIRTNEKEQLQGLNDRFVSFIEKVHNLEQQNKVLEAEVTLLRQRNNEPSRLHELYEQEIRELRARVEELTHEKSQMHLDCVQMNETLERVREKLEEESRLREEAENTLKGYRKDVDDATLARLELEKKVEALLDEIAFLRKVHEEELQELQASLQATQVSVEMDMSKPDLTAALKDIRVQYENLSARNQSQVEDWYRSKFASVTEAAARNQEAIKTSKEELSEYRRQVQARTLEIEALRGHNEALERQIAEMEERHNNEIGEMQDTIQQLEAALRSTKGEMSRHLREYQDLLNVKMALDIEIAAYRKLLEGEECRLSSVGGAMVQSGYPGFSYMSARTYTLGAYRKSEAKPEEEEEEGEGEEEEEGEENEEEGEEGEEGEEGDEGDEGDDQEEGEGEEEEEEEEEKVKEKEKEKEKEKEKKKETPAGKNSKS; from the exons ATGAGTTACTCCAGCGACATTTACAGCAGCAGCTCCTACAGGAAGATCTTTGGAGATGCCCCCCGCTCCGGCCGCGTGGGTCTGGGCAGCAGCCCGTCCCGTCTGCACTCTGCGGGATACCGCAGCAGTCACCGCACTTATGGCTCCCCATCCATGATGTCCTCCGCCACCTACCGCAGGTCAGCGGCGCCTGGCCGCGTCTTCTCCTCCATGCAGGACTCCATGATGGACCTGACCCAGTCCACCGCGGTCACCAACGAGCTCAAGATCATCCGCACCAACGAGAAGGAGCAGCTGCAGGGCCTCAACGACCGCTTCGTGTCCTTCATCGAGAAAGTGCACAACTTGGAGCAGCAGAATAAAGTCCTGGAGGCGGAGGTCACGCTGCTGCGCCAACGCAACAACGAGCCCTCGCGCCTGCACGAGCTTTACGAGCAGGAGATCCGCGAGCTGCGGGCGCGCGTGGAAGAGCTGACCCACGAGAAGAGCCAGATGCACCTGGACTGCGTGCAGATGAACGAGACCCTGGAGCGCGTGAGGGAGAAACTGGAGGAGGAGAGCAGGCTGCGCGAGGAGGCGGAGAACACCCTGAAGGGCTACCGGAAGGACGTGGACGACGCCACCCTCGCGCGCCTGGAGCTGGAGAAGAAAGTTGAGGCTCTGCTGGATGAGATCGCCTTCCTCAGGAAAGTTCATGAAGAGGAGCTGCAGGAGCTGCAGGCGTCTCTGCAGGCCACCCAG GTGTCTGTGGAGATGGACATGAGCAAACCGGACCTGACTGCGGCCCTGAAGGACATCCGGGTTCAGTATGAGAACCTGTCTGCCAGGAACCAGTCCCAGGTAGAGGACTGGTACCGTTCCAAGTTTGCCAGTGTGACCGAGGCGGCTGCCCGCAACCAGGAAGCCATCAAGACCTCCAAGGAGGAGCTGAGTGAGTACCGCAGACAGGTGCAGGCCCGCACCCTGGAGATCGAGGCCCTCAGGGGCCATAACGAGGCTTTGGAGAGGCAGATTGCTGAGATGGAGGAACGCCATAACAATGAAATTGGAGAGATGCAG gaTACCATTCAGCAGCTGGAGGCTGCTCTCCGCAGCACCAAAGGAGAAATGTCCCGCCACCTCCGGGAATACCAGGACCTGCTGAATGTCAAGATGGCTCTGGACATCGAGATTGCTGCCTACAG GAAGCTGCTAGAAGGTGAGGAGTGCCGCCTCAGCTCTGTTGGCGGAGCCATGGTCCAGTCTGGTTACCCCGGGTTCTCCTACATGTCGGCCCGCACCTACACCCTGGGAGCCTACAGGAAGTCTGAAGCAAAgcctgaggaggaggaagaggaaggggagggagaggaggaggaggagggagaggagaacGAGGAGGAGGGCGAGGAgggagaagagggagaagagggagatgaggGAGATGAGGGAGATGATCAGGAAGAGGGcgagggtgaggaggaggaagaggaggaggaagagaaggtgaaagagaaggagaaggagaaagagaaggagaaggagaagaagaaggagaccCCCGCCGGAAAGAACAGCAAGAGTTAA